From one Triticum aestivum cultivar Chinese Spring chromosome 4B, IWGSC CS RefSeq v2.1, whole genome shotgun sequence genomic stretch:
- the LOC123089950 gene encoding branchpoint-bridging protein: MLMVTDFWTGPKGLCGFGKTMARACCVFWAATTRGAKEKYTRETNRQPAPALKPPAAPPRPAALPAKFVPWTGRLASPTHPYARDPAANAAAASSANPSADFSADGAAPTPTATLARGLFMPPRVTSQGVVAPPAVANTRSIASKRPQSAAANGSQKKSKANAGRGVKPPAAFQPPPPPPEAPPSSQFGAPPAAPNVFEEIPTRTKK; encoded by the exons atgctgatggtgactgaCTTCTGGACAGGCCCCAAGGGCCTGTGCGGCTTCggcaagactatggcgcggg CTTGTTGCGTATTTTGGGCGGCTACAACGCGGGGGGCAAAGGAGAAATACACGCGAGAGACCAACCGCCAGCCCGCGCCCGCGCTGAAACCTCCGGCCGCTCCGCCCCGCCCTGCGGCGCTgccggcgaaattcgtgccatggACGGGTAGACTAGCCTCCCCCACTCATCCGTACGCTCGCGaccccgccgccaacgccgccgctGCCTCGAGCGCAAACCCTAGCGCAGATTTCTCCGCCGACGGCGCCGCACCCACTCCGACCGCCACGCTCGCCCGCGGACTCTTCATGCCGCCACGGGTGACCTCGCAAGGGGTCGTCGCACCGCCGGCCGTTGCGAACACACGAAGCATCGCCTCCAAGCGGCCACAGTCTGCTGCGGCGAATGGAAGCCAAAAGAAGAGCAAGGCGAATGCCGGTCGTGGTGTGAAGCCTCCGGCCGCCttccagcctccgccaccgccgcccgaagcgcCCCCGAGCTCGCAATTTGGTGCGCCACCGGCCGCGCCTAATGTGTTCGAGGAAATTCCCACAAG GACCAAGAAGTGA